In uncultured Bacteroides sp., the sequence AATAATTGGAATATATGTACTTTTTCCAAATAATGATGGAATAGCCTCGGATAAATGATAAATCTTTGAATCAAAGAAGGAAGGATATTCTCTAAAAGAATTGTAATAATGGGTAATCCGGCCATTTTTATCTGTTTCAGAAACTTCTGAATAAATCATATCATCTCCATTTACTGCATATAAAGAATTATATGGCACACTATGTACAAAATCATATAATTCTAAACCGTTTTCCACAAACCCAAACTCTCTTGTTACAAACTGAGGTATTGTAGCGACTGATCCCATACCATATTGGTACTCTTTATAATTTATTAATGAATTGTTATTTGAAAAGTTATTCACTCTACTTATTCTTAATCCTGCCCAATTTCCAGAATAGCCATAAGATGATCTCTTTGCTTCATATTTAAAATCTGAATATCCACCTGTAGGATAATGTATCTCTTTTAGCGAATATGTATCAACAATACTCTCTTTTACATATTGATCCGATTTACCTTCGTGTATAAATAAAGGACAAGTATTGCAGTCTGAGCTATACTTATCTATATAAATATATGGAACTATTTGTGTTGGTAAATCTGAAGGGTCATAATAGGAATTACTAAAAAGAAATTGATATTGATTTTCTGAACAAGGAGAATCATTAAAATACCCAAACATGTCAACACCACCTATAATATTTCTATGAGGAACCTTAAATTCCGGATTTTTATAATAAGTAAATCTATAGTAATTGTTCTCTTCAACATTAAGTAAATAATTTAATCTTAAACGTTTATTTAGCTCAGGATTATTTAGAGACCTAATATCTGCTTCAAAATAGTCTTGATTTAATATCCATGTTTGTATTTTATTGTCATTCGGATCATTCAATACAATGCCAGTTAAAGCCTTACAGTCACCTCCAACATCTTCTCGACAATGATTGTATTTAAAACATAATTTATAACCTTCGGAAGTTGTGATTTGTACTAGTCGTTGTGATTTATTGGTAATTTCGCTATACGAAACATTATGAGAATCTATTGGATTAGTCCTTATTTTTGCAGACCATGGAGAGTTATATTTCACAATTTCTGGTTTATAATCAAAATAAATGTAATGCTTACCATTAGGTGAAGTGATACTGGTCAAGTAATATCCATTAATAATCGTTTTTGTGTGTATTGGATCATTAGGGCCATAAGGTAATATTGAATCAACAGAATAATATTTTGAACATTGAACCGTTTTTGTTTTTTCATATTGATTAAACTCATAAATGACACCTTTATTATCTTTAAATGTAAATGTATTATCTGTCCTATTGGGTATAATCTCAAATTTTCTAGTATCATTCATTATATAAGCCTTAAAGTCTTTATCCAATACAAAATTACCTGAATTTCCTAAAAAATTAAAAGTAAACATGTCTGGTTGAGAATCAATATAAGAACCGGTGAATATTGTATCTCCATTTAGGACAGGACCTCTAGCTATTATTTTTAAAGCTTCTATATTTGGCGCAATTTTATTATTAAAAGATACAGTATCGGGGATTAATCGTAAGCAATTCATCATATCGCTCTGCCCAATAATTTCACAATTTATAATACCTCCAGCATTCAAGCTCCATCCTAAACCTACATTAGACGCTATCTGATGTACACGAATACCAGATGCATTATAACTAAGAAAAACAGGAACAGCTAGTTCGCCACACTTTAAAGAGGTAATTGGAACTGATACATTAATCGTTCCAGAAGACAAGCTTACAGGAATATTACCATACTTTGCCATTTCAGCCATTGTGGGCGATGACATAATCGGATGTACATAATCTCTTTGTACTTGTCCTTGTACAGATAAAATAACCATAAATGATATTAATACAAAAATAGTTTTTTTCATGTATATGATTTTAGAACTTTACATTTGTCTTTTTTATAGCAATATTTGATTTTATTAAACTAATTAGGCAACCAGTTAAATAAACATTTATATTTACCGAAATTAATTGATAAATGAATTAAAATAATTAGAATTAATTTCTTTATAAATTCTTACTTGGTTCTTTATTTTTTGTCAGATAAGACATTATTAACATTTAGTCAATTATTTTTTTATTCAGCAGTTTCTCTGCATAAACTTCATCATCAACAACAATCCGAAGTAAATATTCACCTAACTGAAAGCCATCCAAGGCAAGAGCTTCCTGATAGAACCCTTCGGGATGTTTCGTTTTGGGATAACTTATTAACAACCGTCCTTGAATATCATACAAGGATATTGTTACATCCGCTTGTTGGATAAGGTTATATTCAAGTGCGATGCTGTTTCCGTTTTTTTCTATGTAAGCATTATAGTTTATAAGTTCTTTCCCTAGGTTCTTCCCAGAAGAATTGCCATTCCCGCCAGACGAATTATTTCCACTTTTGTTTTGCTTTTCAATTTCCTCTAGCCTTACCAGATTTTTGGAATCATCATTTAGGTAATTATGTTTATCGGGTGAATAAAAGAAAGCAGTATTAAAGTGTTTAAAAGGTTTTTGATTTTTGTACGTCGTGCTTTCTACAGTCTCAAAAAGAGGATAGCGATATCCATCAGCATACCACCTGTAAGTTTCAACTTGCATATACACACTATCATTATTTAAATGATAATCAATGCTATCAATATTTACCATAGGTAGAATAACAGAATCTTTCTGTACGTAAGGGATCATCTTTTCTGCAATCTTTTTCAAAGAACATACTCGTAATACATGCTGTAAGGTATCACCGTTTGGAAGAATAATCATACCATAAGCATCACCCCATATTATTGTTTTTCCTTGTACTGTCAAATCAAGCCGGTGACAATAATTACCCGTACCGTAAAAATAGCCTTCAGTTCTTTTATGATAAGAGAAAGGAAAAGTAAGGAGAAGTTCCGGCTTTTGATTCTTTATAAGAGTTGTTGGATTCTCATAACCTAAGGAATAGAGTGAATCATTCCTTAGCAGATAATGGTAGAGAGTATTATGTTCACAACCAGTAATAACTGAATCTACTTCCGATTGAGTAAAAGATAGCTTATATTTTTCATTGACTGTTTCCTGTTTGCTAAAATCCCAAAGAACATTTGCTCCGGCTCTACCAGGGTGCTTATATTTTATCTGTTGTTTGGTTACTATATCTTCATTACGAAACATGTTATACTCCTTTTTGAGAGAAGTCTGTGCTATAACAGAAATTGGGATAAAGAACATGTATAAGAAAAATAGCTCAGTTTTAATTAGTGTCATATTCCTTCTATTTTATATATCAAAATTTATTTTTGTTTTTAGACTTCAAAATAAAGAAAAATAAATTATATTTTAATAACAAAATATTGGACAAATCAAATTAAATACAAGAACTTAACAAACAGCTATTTAACTTATATTTAGCAATCCAACAAACGTTCAAAAATTGGACATTTTATCAAAACATCATAAGAAACACAGTCGTAAACAAAAAAAATACAATATCAAAACTATATATAACAAATTATTCCTAATTTATAAAATGGATTAAATTATATTTTGCAGTAATATAAAACATCAGGTGTCAGGTGTCAGTAAAAAAGTTTTTTTTACCTTTCCAGAAATAGAATTTTGAAAAAACCGCAAAATTGCGGAATTATCGGATTGGAGTTTTCAGAACCGGAAAAAGTATTATTTTACTGACACCTCTAACACCAGCAAAAACATATATGCTTATTATTCAATGCATTGCAAAACACAGTAAGACTATCAGGGTGGAGAGGGTGGAGTAAAAAAGAGTCTTTTCGGTTTCCAGAAAATTAATTTTAATAATTCCGCAAAATGCAGAATTTTCAAAATTTTATTTTCCAGAACGAAAAAAGAATAAATTCTCTCCACCCTCTCCACCCCAGCAAAACGTATTAGTCTATCATTTAGCACTTTACAAAATAGCAGAAATGAATCCAAGTCACTATAGAGAATACTAACGATTAACTGGAATCAGTTTAATACACAATTAATAATTTATTGGCGGGAGGTTGATGCAAACATGTACATATTTGGAACCAATCATGTACAAGATTGGACTCAAACATGTACATGATTGGAAAAACATAACCTTTTGTTTTTATTAGTTTATGGCGGGAGATTTCTTAAACACCTTAGTGAAGGTATTTACTTACTAGAAATCAAGCGAGAGTTGTCCGTCGCCCAGCAGGTTGAAGGTCATGCGGTGATAGGGAGTAGTGCCGTGTTGAGCAATTCCCGCACGGTGTTTCTTTGT encodes:
- a CDS encoding T9SS type A sorting domain-containing protein translates to MTLIKTELFFLYMFFIPISVIAQTSLKKEYNMFRNEDIVTKQQIKYKHPGRAGANVLWDFSKQETVNEKYKLSFTQSEVDSVITGCEHNTLYHYLLRNDSLYSLGYENPTTLIKNQKPELLLTFPFSYHKRTEGYFYGTGNYCHRLDLTVQGKTIIWGDAYGMIILPNGDTLQHVLRVCSLKKIAEKMIPYVQKDSVILPMVNIDSIDYHLNNDSVYMQVETYRWYADGYRYPLFETVESTTYKNQKPFKHFNTAFFYSPDKHNYLNDDSKNLVRLEEIEKQNKSGNNSSGGNGNSSGKNLGKELINYNAYIEKNGNSIALEYNLIQQADVTISLYDIQGRLLISYPKTKHPEGFYQEALALDGFQLGEYLLRIVVDDEVYAEKLLNKKIID